In Brachypodium distachyon strain Bd21 chromosome 2, Brachypodium_distachyon_v3.0, whole genome shotgun sequence, one genomic interval encodes:
- the LOC100823556 gene encoding protein timeless homolog isoform X2, whose amino-acid sequence MDSALLSLTCAGLGASEEDEDGAVVGYVKGDHCLDNLKDLQRFLRRDDQEQREVFKQVCKWKIASRDLVPIIENYQADRNLVITAVKVLVFLTMPVEPSSEDVAQQIEYLWDLKAALTRNVAIAVIVSLLEDPLDHLERTSFTEDDWKLVQLVLTLFRNVLAIQEITLPQKASGEATQLLCLADSFLELMFQENVMDLILVLTQHIDEPSGYLKQENLLLLEIFHYLFLGRDPELIARVCSEGLKEQVNGDIDTSVHSLRLMMEKEEREKRMFRQQNAEHHSLNGIFTCLSVDGSTSLCKGNPSSAIASANSLRKIRNVQKGPQKRIAWDNELLYIPKVGIMEKLRSFLDQFLSGGYNVLMQSVCDDIVKEHHSIQKSDNTTFFKVVRFVLAFQHEKASNAQKSNAGPQLSGTSPSNEHDENLPFCGDICGPVAATLNEDMFNIVISRWRETYDDLKQTNDYKTLSAAGSLMKNMIGMIYLVLKVLPEDSRESQTARVLLYKLFYDQTEQGLTQFLLNLFRSFDTHKQPKSALADLLETIHIMLQLMEKLQSRGTLRVAKRTRKGRKRKTSNDKKENTESKTENVEESYVDPTDGTKCASDSLPDLRNEDPVAEPTLLEQGKVDSHGTDLPDVHVDNVVNLESTTQLGGDPSVAGSGEIKRNVIDEEEESSDSSIDDCPPATSEVDFNVSRLISSLANNSVVQNICWLLKHYKTNSFRTNHYIICMLRRFCEDLQLSPMLYQLSLLTTFYDILAEQKLSSSKEYANIVNFLSKIVRKMLRTMKKQPLLFVEILFWKSRKECHCIGADALLNELKGDVNNKAAEVGSSKGWRGPINIADSLGDDEADYVIPPEPYDAEDGDSSSGEREGETQKSMGATNKRNILLSLSGSEEDNDRNIVSRGSQHSRVPKRRGRSIFNEEQEKLIRDLYEKHKDDRKCSHLIAQALDPSGNISSAQISRKLTQLGLRNVVKKTKVPEAPLSAGDLDTQPQDHFLADAKPESTRHRRKRLHGLSSNPDNANHGISSDDESLQALKIRTKNKKLPSVELSPGTSQHQDVLQDVDSDDEIIGSMLRGKKKRSSTSDFTVNRQEHQGSSKNTGPDDRTIGSNAMDAPLHLGLNSFDNNNGHAGETELLDDFSEPELDHHENTVQRIVDDRDISEAMDMISPGASQKSGFKRRHRLVIDSDDDDE is encoded by the exons atGGACTCGGCGCTGCTCTCGCTCACCTGCGCCGGCCTCGGCGCCTccgaggaggacgaagacggcgccgtcgtcggctACGTCAAGGGCGACCACTGCCTCG ATAATCTGAAGGACCTGCAGAGGTTCCTGCGGCGGGACGACCAGGAGCAGCGGGAGGTTTTCAAGCAGGTTTGCAAATGGAAGATCGCGTCTAGAGATCTGGTTCCCATCATCGAGAATTACCAGGCGGATCGCAACCTGGTGATCACAGCAG tgAAAGTGTTGGTATTCCTTACCATGCCTGTGGAGCCTTCATCGGAGGATGTTGCACAGCAGATAGAGTATCTGTGGGATTTGAAGGCTGCACTGACACGCAATGTTGCAATCGCAGTCATTGTGTCTCTTCTTGAAGACCCATTGGATCATTTGGAAAG AACTTCATTCACGGAAGATGACTGGAAGCTAGTTCAGCTGGTGCTTACTTTGTTTCGCAATGTCTTGGCTATTCAAGAAATCACATTGCCTCAGAAGGCATCTGGAGAAGCCACCCAGTTACTCTGCCTTGCTGACAGCTTTTTAGAGCTGATGTTTCAAGAAAATGTGATGGATCTAATTTTAGTTCTAACTCAGCATATTGATGAGCCATCTGGTTATCTCAAGCAGGAAAACCTTCTTTTATTGGAAATATTTCATTATCTCTTCTTAGGCAGGGACCCAGAATTGATTGCCAGAGTTTGTAGTGAAGGTCTGAAG GAGCAAGTTAATGGAGATATCGATACATCAGTACATTCTTTGAGATTGATgatggagaaggaagagagggagaagaggaTGTTCAGGCAACAAAATGCGGAGCATCACTCGCTCAATGGAATTTTTACATGCCTTTCAGTG GATGGATCTACGTCATTGTGCAAAGGGAATCCCAGCTCAGCAATAGCATCTGCAAATAGCCTCCGGAAAATACGTAATGTCCAAAAAGGCCCTCAGAAAAGGATAGCCTGGGATAATGAGCTGCTTTACATTCCAAAGGTGGGAATTATGGAAAAGCTAAGAAGTTTTCTGGATCAATTTTTATCTGGAGGATACAATG TGCTGATGCAGTCTGTTTGCGATGATATCGTGAAGGAGCACCATTCTATCCAGAAATCTGATAACACTACATTCTTCAAAGTTGTTCGCTTTGTCTTAGCTTTTCAACATGAGAAAGCATCAAATGCCCAG AAATCTAATGCCGGGCCTCAGCTGTCCGGGACTTCTCCAAGCAATGAACATGATGAGAATCTGCCATTCTGTGGTGACATATGTGGACCTGTTGCAGCCACATTGAACGAAGATATGTTCAATATAGTCATTTCCAGGTGGCGTGAGACCTATGATGACCTGAAGCAAACTAATGATTATAAAACGCTTTCAGCAGCTGGGTCCTTGATGAAGAACATG ATAGGCATGATATATTTGGTGCTAAAAGTTCTTCCTGAAGATTCAAGGGAATCTCAAACAGCCCGCGTTTTACTGTATAAGCTGTTCTATGATCAGACGGAACAAGGCCTCACTCAATTTCTGCTGAACTTGTTCAGATCTTTTGATACTCATAAGCAACCAAAAAG TGCTCTTGCGGATTTATTAGAAACAATTCATATCATGCTGCAACTCATGGAGAAGCTTCAGTCACGTGGCACGTTAAGG GTCGCGAAAAGGACAAGAAAGGGCAGAAAAAGGAAGACATCAAATGACAAAAAAGAGAATACTGAATCCAAAACAGAAAATGTGGAAGAAAGCTATGTTGATCCAACAGATGGGACTAAATGTGCATCTGATTCACTTCCAGATTTGAGAAATGAGGATCCTGTAGCAGAACCTACTCTCTTAGAGCAAGGAAAAGTTGATTCCCATGGAACAGATCTACCAGATGTGCATGTGGATAACGTGGTTAATCTGGAGAGCACCACACAGCTTGGAGGTGATCCATCTGTTGCAGGCAGTGGtgaaataaaaagaaatgtgattgatgaagaggaagagtcTTCAGATTCTTCAATTGATGATTGTCCCCCAGCTACAAGTGAAGTTGATTTTAATGTATCCCGGTTAATATCCAGTCTTGCAAACAATTCTGTTGTCCAAAATATATGCTGGTTGTTAAAGCACTACAAGACTAATTCCTTTCGAACAAATCACTACATCATATGCATGCTGCGAAGATTCTGTGAAGATCTACAACTCTCGCCAATGCTCTATCAG CTGTCACTTCTTACTACTTTCTATGATATATTAGCTGAACAGAAGTTGTCTAGTTCAAAGGAGTATGCAAACATTGTAAATTTTCTTTCTAAGATTGTAAGGAAGATGCTGAGGACAATGAAAAAACAGCCATTGTTATTTGTTGAGATACTCTTTTGGAAGTCACGGAAGGAGTGCCATTGCATTGGTGCTGATGCTCTACTGAATGAGCTCAAGGGAGATGTTAACAACAAGGCTGCTGAAGTTGGTTCAAGTAAGGGATGGAGAGGTCCAATAAACATAGCAGATTCTCTTGGTGACGATGAAGCTGACTATGTTATACCACCGGAACCATATGATGCTGA GGATGGAGATTCATCTTCTGGCGAGCGTGAAGGAGAAACTCAGAAGAGCATGGGTGccacaaataaaagaaacatattaCTATCACTTTCAGGCAGCGAAGAGGATAACGATAG GAATATTGTATCAAGAGGTTCTCAACATTCAAGGGTCCCAAAGAGACGAGGGCGCTCCATTTTTAACGAAGAGCAAGAGAAGCTTATCAGAGATCTTTATGAGAA ACATAAGGATGACCGCAAATGCAGTCATCTAATTGCTCAAGCTTTAGATCCCAGTGGAAATATATCTTCTGCTCAAATTTCTCGAAAGCTTACACAGCTAGGTCTCAGGAATGTCGTGAAGAAGACAAAAGTTCCAGAGGCACCTCTTTCAGCTGGAGACCTGGATACACAACCACAAGACCACTTCCTTGCTGATGCTAAGCCAGAAAGCACTAG GCACAGAAGAAAAAGGCTACATGGGTTAAGCagtaatcctgacaatgcgaATCATGGAATATCATCTGATGATGAATCACTGCAAGCACTTAAAATCAG GACCAAAAATAAGAAGCTGCCTTCGGTGGAGCTTTCGCCGGGTACATCACAGCATCAAGATGTTTTGCAAGACGTGGATTCTGATGATGAGATCATAGGATCTATGCTTAG aggaaaaaagaagaggtcATCAACGTCAGATTTTACAGTCAACAGACAAGAACACCAAGGATCTTCAAAGAACACAGGTCCAGATGATCGGACTATTGGTTCAAATGCCAT GGATGCTCCTCTTCATCTGGGGTTAAATTCATTCGATAATAACAATGGTCATGCTGGCGAAACTGAACTTTTGGATGATTTCAGTGAGCCTGAGCTGGATCATCATGAAAATACTGTGCAAAGGATCGTCGATGACAGAGACATATCTGAAGCCATGGACATGATAAGCCCTGGTGCTAGTCAAAAGTCTGGGTTTAAAAGAAGGCACAGATTGGTAATTGatagcgacgacgacgacgagtaG
- the LOC100836448 gene encoding uncharacterized protein LOC100836448 isoform X3: MDFAGSTVDPGPVLPDFRRCAFASPSRGTKSVHQEESYVDALVKASLQLVRKGLPVEVQCHGVRMLLDGVKCNFYQWLDPEWPGQMQHVLTKMWEEIDELKQSKRHEMHRLNQRNSVMHEQVRLAMQELEQEKKKAEEEKKMVEEEKK, encoded by the exons ATGGATTTTGCTGGGTCCACCGTGGATCCGGGGCCGGTGTTGCCGGATTTCAGACGCTGCGCTTTTGCCTCGCCCAGCCGTGGGACAAAATCG GTACACCAGGAGGAAAGCTACGTGGACGCACTGGTGAAAGCGTCACTTCAGCTGGTGCGCAAGGGGTTGCCGGTTGAAGTTCAGTGCCATGGCGTGAGGATGCTTCTG GACGGGGTTAAGTGCAACTTCTACCAGTGGCTCGATCCTGAGTGGCCAGGACAAATGCAGCACGTGCTGACGAAGATGTGGGAAGAAATTGATGAACTGAAGCAGTCTAAACGGCATGAGATGCATCGTTTgaatcaaaggaacagtgtcATGCATGAGCAAGTTAGGTTGGCAATGCAAGAGCTTGagcaggaaaagaagaaggcagaggaggagaagaaaatggtagaggaagagaagaagtaG
- the LOC112271095 gene encoding uncharacterized protein LOC112271095: MNLFHSCLGQHGKTLDVVDGLMAREECLEPVAPLIRDFPLHLQPYAHALIKSKLEESKYYVAVNQIRLHEQFDEFLASSKLDCDVYRFMFSKVTLPVQIDEDCMEVVVNKVPSKFWELEPALRKLSFETLYKWRLKSTPILNVCKDSLRVRKYVYNS, encoded by the exons ATGAATTTATTTCATTCTTGTTTAGGCCAACATGGAAAAACTTTGGATGTAGTTGATGGGTTAATGGCAAGGGAAGAATGCTTAGAG ccAGTTGCACCGCTTATTAGAGATTTCCCGCTTCATTTGCAACCTTATGCACATGCTTTGATTAAGTCTAAGCTTGAAGAGTCTAAG TACTATGTTGCAGTAAATCAAATAAGGTTGCATGAACAGTTTGATGAGTTTTTGGCCTCTAGCAAGTTGGACTGTGATGTGTATCGGTTCATGTTTTCAAAGGTTACTCTTCCTGTTCAGATAGAC GAAGATTGTATGGAGGTTGTTGTAAACAAGGTGCCAAGTAAGTTTTGGGAATTGGAGCCTGCTCTAAGAAAACTATCTTTTGAG ACATTGTACAAGTGGAGACTGAAATCTACACCTATCTTGAATGTTTGCAAGGACTCTTTGCGAGTGAGGAAGTACGTATACAACAGTTAA
- the LOC100836448 gene encoding uncharacterized protein LOC100836448 isoform X2 — protein MISGPKWTDRPLSPRQLELRLHGPPPPPSQSSPELRRAMVSWTNTNEEYILYDPPNEPPRWIHMREFAAGAGENVVCHCLCLVKIRVAYEGTDAGRRLLACGFEDGVKCNFYQWLDPEWPGQMQHVLTKMWEEIDELKQSKRHEMHRLNQRNSVMHEQVRLAMQELEQEKKKAEEEKKMVEEEKK, from the exons ATGATAAGTGGACCTAAGTGGACCGACCGGCCACTCTCTCCCCGACAGCTCGAGCTCCGTCTCCacggtccgccgccgccgccgtctcagTCGTCGCCCGAGCTCCGCCGCGCCATGGTTTCCTGGACGAACACGAACGAGGAGTACATCTTGTACGACCCCCCCAACGAG CCACCACGTTGGATTCACATGCGAGAGTTCGCAGCTGGAGCCGGCGAGAATGTAGTTTGCCACTGCCTCTGCCTGGTTAAGATTCGGGTTGCTTACGAAGGGACTGACGCGGGACGACGCTTATTAGCATGTGGATTTGAG GACGGGGTTAAGTGCAACTTCTACCAGTGGCTCGATCCTGAGTGGCCAGGACAAATGCAGCACGTGCTGACGAAGATGTGGGAAGAAATTGATGAACTGAAGCAGTCTAAACGGCATGAGATGCATCGTTTgaatcaaaggaacagtgtcATGCATGAGCAAGTTAGGTTGGCAATGCAAGAGCTTGagcaggaaaagaagaaggcagaggaggagaagaaaatggtagaggaagagaagaagtaG
- the LOC100836448 gene encoding uncharacterized protein LOC100836448 isoform X1, protein MDFAGSTVDPGPVLPDFRRCAFASPSRGTKSVHQEESYVDALVKASLQLVRKGLPVEVQCHGVRMLLPPRWIHMREFAAGAGENVVCHCLCLVKIRVAYEGTDAGRRLLACGFEDGVKCNFYQWLDPEWPGQMQHVLTKMWEEIDELKQSKRHEMHRLNQRNSVMHEQVRLAMQELEQEKKKAEEEKKMVEEEKK, encoded by the exons ATGGATTTTGCTGGGTCCACCGTGGATCCGGGGCCGGTGTTGCCGGATTTCAGACGCTGCGCTTTTGCCTCGCCCAGCCGTGGGACAAAATCG GTACACCAGGAGGAAAGCTACGTGGACGCACTGGTGAAAGCGTCACTTCAGCTGGTGCGCAAGGGGTTGCCGGTTGAAGTTCAGTGCCATGGCGTGAGGATGCTTCTG CCACCACGTTGGATTCACATGCGAGAGTTCGCAGCTGGAGCCGGCGAGAATGTAGTTTGCCACTGCCTCTGCCTGGTTAAGATTCGGGTTGCTTACGAAGGGACTGACGCGGGACGACGCTTATTAGCATGTGGATTTGAG GACGGGGTTAAGTGCAACTTCTACCAGTGGCTCGATCCTGAGTGGCCAGGACAAATGCAGCACGTGCTGACGAAGATGTGGGAAGAAATTGATGAACTGAAGCAGTCTAAACGGCATGAGATGCATCGTTTgaatcaaaggaacagtgtcATGCATGAGCAAGTTAGGTTGGCAATGCAAGAGCTTGagcaggaaaagaagaaggcagaggaggagaagaaaatggtagaggaagagaagaagtaG
- the LOC100823556 gene encoding protein timeless homolog isoform X1, translating into MDSALLSLTCAGLGASEEDEDGAVVGYVKGDHCLDNLKDLQRFLRRDDQEQREVFKQVCKWKIASRDLVPIIENYQADRNLVITAVKVLVFLTMPVEPSSEDVAQQIEYLWDLKAALTRNVAIAVIVSLLEDPLDHLERTSFTEDDWKLVQLVLTLFRNVLAIQEITLPQKASGEATQLLCLADSFLELMFQENVMDLILVLTQHIDEPSGYLKQENLLLLEIFHYLFLGRDPELIARVCSEGLKEQVNGDIDTSVHSLRLMMEKEEREKRMFRQQNAEHHSLNGIFTCLSVDGSTSLCKGNPSSAIASANSLRKIRNVQKGPQKRIAWDNELLYIPKVGIMEKLRSFLDQFLSGGYNVLMQSVCDDIVKEHHSIQKSDNTTFFKVVRFVLAFQHEKASNAQKSNAGPQLSGTSPSNEHDENLPFCGDICGPVAATLNEDMFNIVISRWRETYDDLKQTNDYKTLSAAGSLMKNMIGMIYLVLKVLPEDSRESQTARVLLYKLFYDQTEQGLTQFLLNLFRSFDTHKQPKSALADLLETIHIMLQLMEKLQSRGTLRVAKRTRKGRKRKTSNDKKENTESKTENVEESYVDPTDGTKCASDSLPDLRNEDPVAEPTLLEQGKVDSHGTDLPDVHVDNVVNLESTTQLGGDPSVAGSGEIKRNVIDEEEESSDSSIDDCPPATSEVDFNVSRLISSLANNSVVQNICWLLKHYKTNSFRTNHYIICMLRRFCEDLQLSPMLYQLSLLTTFYDILAEQKLSSSKEYANIVNFLSKIVRKMLRTMKKQPLLFVEILFWKSRKECHCIGADALLNELKGDVNNKAAEVGSSKGWRGPINIADSLGDDEADYVIPPEPYDAEDGDSSSGEREGETQKSMGATNKRNILLSLSGSEEDNDRNIVSRGSQHSRVPKRRGRSIFNEEQEKLIRDLYEKHKDDRKCSHLIAQALDPSGNISSAQISRKLTQLGLRNVVKKTKVPEAPLSAGDLDTQPQDHFLADAKPESTRHRRKRLHGLSSNPDNANHGISSDDESLQALKIRTKNKKLPSVELSPGTSQHQDVLQDVDSDDEIIGSMLSRGKKKRSSTSDFTVNRQEHQGSSKNTGPDDRTIGSNAMDAPLHLGLNSFDNNNGHAGETELLDDFSEPELDHHENTVQRIVDDRDISEAMDMISPGASQKSGFKRRHRLVIDSDDDDE; encoded by the exons atGGACTCGGCGCTGCTCTCGCTCACCTGCGCCGGCCTCGGCGCCTccgaggaggacgaagacggcgccgtcgtcggctACGTCAAGGGCGACCACTGCCTCG ATAATCTGAAGGACCTGCAGAGGTTCCTGCGGCGGGACGACCAGGAGCAGCGGGAGGTTTTCAAGCAGGTTTGCAAATGGAAGATCGCGTCTAGAGATCTGGTTCCCATCATCGAGAATTACCAGGCGGATCGCAACCTGGTGATCACAGCAG tgAAAGTGTTGGTATTCCTTACCATGCCTGTGGAGCCTTCATCGGAGGATGTTGCACAGCAGATAGAGTATCTGTGGGATTTGAAGGCTGCACTGACACGCAATGTTGCAATCGCAGTCATTGTGTCTCTTCTTGAAGACCCATTGGATCATTTGGAAAG AACTTCATTCACGGAAGATGACTGGAAGCTAGTTCAGCTGGTGCTTACTTTGTTTCGCAATGTCTTGGCTATTCAAGAAATCACATTGCCTCAGAAGGCATCTGGAGAAGCCACCCAGTTACTCTGCCTTGCTGACAGCTTTTTAGAGCTGATGTTTCAAGAAAATGTGATGGATCTAATTTTAGTTCTAACTCAGCATATTGATGAGCCATCTGGTTATCTCAAGCAGGAAAACCTTCTTTTATTGGAAATATTTCATTATCTCTTCTTAGGCAGGGACCCAGAATTGATTGCCAGAGTTTGTAGTGAAGGTCTGAAG GAGCAAGTTAATGGAGATATCGATACATCAGTACATTCTTTGAGATTGATgatggagaaggaagagagggagaagaggaTGTTCAGGCAACAAAATGCGGAGCATCACTCGCTCAATGGAATTTTTACATGCCTTTCAGTG GATGGATCTACGTCATTGTGCAAAGGGAATCCCAGCTCAGCAATAGCATCTGCAAATAGCCTCCGGAAAATACGTAATGTCCAAAAAGGCCCTCAGAAAAGGATAGCCTGGGATAATGAGCTGCTTTACATTCCAAAGGTGGGAATTATGGAAAAGCTAAGAAGTTTTCTGGATCAATTTTTATCTGGAGGATACAATG TGCTGATGCAGTCTGTTTGCGATGATATCGTGAAGGAGCACCATTCTATCCAGAAATCTGATAACACTACATTCTTCAAAGTTGTTCGCTTTGTCTTAGCTTTTCAACATGAGAAAGCATCAAATGCCCAG AAATCTAATGCCGGGCCTCAGCTGTCCGGGACTTCTCCAAGCAATGAACATGATGAGAATCTGCCATTCTGTGGTGACATATGTGGACCTGTTGCAGCCACATTGAACGAAGATATGTTCAATATAGTCATTTCCAGGTGGCGTGAGACCTATGATGACCTGAAGCAAACTAATGATTATAAAACGCTTTCAGCAGCTGGGTCCTTGATGAAGAACATG ATAGGCATGATATATTTGGTGCTAAAAGTTCTTCCTGAAGATTCAAGGGAATCTCAAACAGCCCGCGTTTTACTGTATAAGCTGTTCTATGATCAGACGGAACAAGGCCTCACTCAATTTCTGCTGAACTTGTTCAGATCTTTTGATACTCATAAGCAACCAAAAAG TGCTCTTGCGGATTTATTAGAAACAATTCATATCATGCTGCAACTCATGGAGAAGCTTCAGTCACGTGGCACGTTAAGG GTCGCGAAAAGGACAAGAAAGGGCAGAAAAAGGAAGACATCAAATGACAAAAAAGAGAATACTGAATCCAAAACAGAAAATGTGGAAGAAAGCTATGTTGATCCAACAGATGGGACTAAATGTGCATCTGATTCACTTCCAGATTTGAGAAATGAGGATCCTGTAGCAGAACCTACTCTCTTAGAGCAAGGAAAAGTTGATTCCCATGGAACAGATCTACCAGATGTGCATGTGGATAACGTGGTTAATCTGGAGAGCACCACACAGCTTGGAGGTGATCCATCTGTTGCAGGCAGTGGtgaaataaaaagaaatgtgattgatgaagaggaagagtcTTCAGATTCTTCAATTGATGATTGTCCCCCAGCTACAAGTGAAGTTGATTTTAATGTATCCCGGTTAATATCCAGTCTTGCAAACAATTCTGTTGTCCAAAATATATGCTGGTTGTTAAAGCACTACAAGACTAATTCCTTTCGAACAAATCACTACATCATATGCATGCTGCGAAGATTCTGTGAAGATCTACAACTCTCGCCAATGCTCTATCAG CTGTCACTTCTTACTACTTTCTATGATATATTAGCTGAACAGAAGTTGTCTAGTTCAAAGGAGTATGCAAACATTGTAAATTTTCTTTCTAAGATTGTAAGGAAGATGCTGAGGACAATGAAAAAACAGCCATTGTTATTTGTTGAGATACTCTTTTGGAAGTCACGGAAGGAGTGCCATTGCATTGGTGCTGATGCTCTACTGAATGAGCTCAAGGGAGATGTTAACAACAAGGCTGCTGAAGTTGGTTCAAGTAAGGGATGGAGAGGTCCAATAAACATAGCAGATTCTCTTGGTGACGATGAAGCTGACTATGTTATACCACCGGAACCATATGATGCTGA GGATGGAGATTCATCTTCTGGCGAGCGTGAAGGAGAAACTCAGAAGAGCATGGGTGccacaaataaaagaaacatattaCTATCACTTTCAGGCAGCGAAGAGGATAACGATAG GAATATTGTATCAAGAGGTTCTCAACATTCAAGGGTCCCAAAGAGACGAGGGCGCTCCATTTTTAACGAAGAGCAAGAGAAGCTTATCAGAGATCTTTATGAGAA ACATAAGGATGACCGCAAATGCAGTCATCTAATTGCTCAAGCTTTAGATCCCAGTGGAAATATATCTTCTGCTCAAATTTCTCGAAAGCTTACACAGCTAGGTCTCAGGAATGTCGTGAAGAAGACAAAAGTTCCAGAGGCACCTCTTTCAGCTGGAGACCTGGATACACAACCACAAGACCACTTCCTTGCTGATGCTAAGCCAGAAAGCACTAG GCACAGAAGAAAAAGGCTACATGGGTTAAGCagtaatcctgacaatgcgaATCATGGAATATCATCTGATGATGAATCACTGCAAGCACTTAAAATCAG GACCAAAAATAAGAAGCTGCCTTCGGTGGAGCTTTCGCCGGGTACATCACAGCATCAAGATGTTTTGCAAGACGTGGATTCTGATGATGAGATCATAGGATCTATGCTTAG tagaggaaaaaagaagaggtcATCAACGTCAGATTTTACAGTCAACAGACAAGAACACCAAGGATCTTCAAAGAACACAGGTCCAGATGATCGGACTATTGGTTCAAATGCCAT GGATGCTCCTCTTCATCTGGGGTTAAATTCATTCGATAATAACAATGGTCATGCTGGCGAAACTGAACTTTTGGATGATTTCAGTGAGCCTGAGCTGGATCATCATGAAAATACTGTGCAAAGGATCGTCGATGACAGAGACATATCTGAAGCCATGGACATGATAAGCCCTGGTGCTAGTCAAAAGTCTGGGTTTAAAAGAAGGCACAGATTGGTAATTGatagcgacgacgacgacgagtaG
- the LOC100835838 gene encoding uncharacterized protein LOC100835838, producing MSMALPSSLRALAPPVLLLSSPTARLRPGASRAARDLLPLPRRRRGAGLVARAAGAAALPSDAEWLARLPEKKKPLYTHSLPCIEAWLRSIGFAQSREDRAVWVAEMPLWHARLSLDVTDLHIRYLKSGPGNLEKDMERRFSYALSREDIENAILGGP from the exons ATGTCCATGGCTCTGCCGAGCTCGCTCCGCGCCCTTGCCCcacccgtcctcctcctctcgtcCCCCACCGCTCGCCTCAGGCCGGGGGCGTCCCGCGCCGCGCGGGATCTGCTGCCTCTGccccggcggaggaggggagcGGGGCTcgtggcgcgggcggcgggggcggcggcgctgccgtcGGACGCGGAGTGGCTGGCGCGgctgccggagaagaagaagccgctTTACACGCACAGCCTGCCGTGCATCGAGGCGTGGCTGCGCAGCATCGGGTTCGCGCAGTCCCGCGAGGACCGCGCCGTCTGGGTCGCCGAGATGCCGCTCTGGCACGCGCGCCTCAGCCTCGACGTCACCGACCTCCACATCAG ATACCTGAAAAGTGGCCCCGGGAACCTTGAGAAGGACATGGAGAGAAGGTTCAGCTACGCGCTAAGCAGAGAAGACATCGAGAACGCGATACTGGGCGGACCTTGA